One window of the Eucalyptus grandis isolate ANBG69807.140 chromosome 8, ASM1654582v1, whole genome shotgun sequence genome contains the following:
- the LOC104415874 gene encoding UDP-glucuronate:xylan alpha-glucuronosyltransferase 1 isoform X2 yields MGSSDDNLEIKHRLSLSNEDIHKRKLQRSKPKGIGKSLQLPLQYKSANCKFSLLKFLLAVTICGTLATILYRPEVYSSDSLSSSTIRWIWGGSDPRYMALLDIDWEDIRDVTDSLNGKNDYHGIGLLNFNESENGYWKLLFPRAKHIVLPLEYAAKNVTWDSLYPEWIDEEEETDVPVCPNLPRIKPPAVRLDLIAVKLPCRNEGNWSRDVARLHLQLTAARVASAAKGSYPVHVLFVSKCFPIPNLFTCKELVQKIGNVWLYRPNLSVLREKLQLPVGSCELALPLNVRERVYTGDARREAYATILHSADVYVCGAIAAAQSIRMAGSTRDLVILVDDSISNYHRSGLEAAGWKIRTIQRIRNPKAEKDAYNEWNYSKFRLWQLTDYDKIIFIDADLLILRNIDFLFAMPEISATGNNATLFNSGVMVIEPSNCTFNLLMKHINEIESYNGGDQGYLNEIFTWWHRIPRHMNFLKHFWIGDEEEKKQMKTRLFGADPPILYVLHYLGVKPWLCFRDYDCNWNVDFFQEFASNVAHERWWRVHDAMPEVLKQFCMLGSKQKAQLEWDRREAEKANYADGHWKIKVKDARLGKCIDNLCNWKSMLRHWGEMNWTDDQFLPPSPPAISTASLSQQ; encoded by the exons ATGGGAAGTTCAGACGATAATCTCGAGATCAAACACAGGTTGTCATTGTCAAA TGAAGATATACACAAGCGGAAACTGCAGCGGAGTAAACCCAAAGGAATCGGCAAATCTTTGCAGTTGCCCCTCCAATATAAGAGTGCAAACTGCAAGTTCTCTCTATTGAAATTCCTCCTTGCCGTTACTATATGTGGCACGTTGGCAACGATACTCTACCGTCCCGAAGTTTACAGCAGTGACAGTCTATCATCATCCACGATTCG ATGGATATGGGGCGGATCAGACCCACGGTACATGGCGCTTTTGGACATAGATTGGGAGGATATAAGAGACGTAACAGACAGCCTAAATGGGAAAAATGACTATCATGGAATCGGCCTTTTAAACTTCAACGAAAGTGAAAACGGATATTGGAAGCTGCTTTTTCCGAGGGCAAAGCACATTGTTCTGCCCTTGGAATATGCTGCCAAAAACGTCACTTGGGATTCATTATATCCGGAGTGGAtcgacgaggaagaagaaactgATGTACCCGTTTGCCCGAACCTACCGCGCATCAAACCACCGGCTGTGCGGCTTGACCTTATCGCCGTGAAACTTCCATGCAGGAACGAGGGCAATTGGTCGAGAGATGTGGCGAGGCTCCACTTGCAGCTCACAGCAGCGCGGGTCGCGTCAGCAGCCAAAGGGAGCTATCCAGTGCACGTCCTCTTCGTGTCCAAGTGCTTTCCGATACCCAACTTGTTCACCTGCAAAGAGCTTGTCCAGAAGATAGGCAACGTTTGGCTTTACAGGCCAAATCTGAGTGTCCTGAGAGAGAAGTTGCAGCTCCCTGTTGGGTCATGTGAACTTGCTCTTCCTCTCAATGTCAGAG AACGGGTTTACACTGGAGATGCACGCCGAGAAGCTTATGCGACCATCCTTCACTCTGCTGATGTATACGTCTGTGGGGCAATAGCTGCTGCTCAAAGCATACGAATGGCCGGTTCGACTCGTGACCTCGTAATACTCGTGGACGATTCGATCAGCAACTACCACAGGAGCGGTCTGGAGGCAGCCGGTTGGAAGATCCGCACAATACAGCGGATCAGGAACCCAAAGGCCGAGAAAGACGCCTACAACGAGTGGAACTACAGCAAGTTCCGGTTGTGGCAGCTGACCGACTATgacaagatcatattcatcgaCGCCGACTTGCTCATCCTCCGAAACATCGATTTCCTCTTCGCCATGCCTGAAATATCGGCCACTGGGAACAATGCCACGCTATTCAACTCCGGTGTCATGGTGATTGAGCCATCGAATTGCACGTTCAACCTTCTGATGAAGCACATCAATGAGATAGAGTCCTACAATGGCGGCGACCAAGGGTACCTGAACGAGATCTTCACGTGGTGGCACCGGATCCCTAGACACATGAACTTCTTGAAGCACTTCTGGATCGGTGAcgaggaagagaagaagcaaaTGAAGACTCGGCTCTTCGGGGCGGACCCCCCGATCCTCTACGTGCTTCACTATCTAGGAGTGAAGCCGTGGCTTTGCTTCCGGGACTACGACTGCAACTGGAACGTCGACTTCTTCCAGGAGTTTGCCAGTAACGTCGCGCACGAGCGGTGGTGGAGAGTGCATGACGCGATGCCAGAGGTCCTGAAGCAGTTCTGCATGTTGGGTTCGAAGCAGAAGGCGCAGCTGGAATGGGATCGGAGAGAGGCCGAGAAGGCCAACTACGCGGACGGGCATTGGAAGATCAAGGTCAAGGATGCGCGGCTAGGCAAGTGCATCGACAATTTGTGCAACTGGAAGAGCATGTTGCGACATTGGGGCGAGATGAACTGGACCGACGACCAGTTCCTCCCGCCCTCGCCTCCGGCGATCTCTACGGCATCTCTCTCCCAGCAATGA
- the LOC104415874 gene encoding UDP-glucuronate:xylan alpha-glucuronosyltransferase 1 isoform X1 has protein sequence MGSSDDNLEIKHRLSLSNEDIHKRKLQRSKPKGIGKSLQLPLQYKSANCKFSLLKFLLAVTICGTLATILYRPEVYSSDSLSSSTIRPSFVNRWIWGGSDPRYMALLDIDWEDIRDVTDSLNGKNDYHGIGLLNFNESENGYWKLLFPRAKHIVLPLEYAAKNVTWDSLYPEWIDEEEETDVPVCPNLPRIKPPAVRLDLIAVKLPCRNEGNWSRDVARLHLQLTAARVASAAKGSYPVHVLFVSKCFPIPNLFTCKELVQKIGNVWLYRPNLSVLREKLQLPVGSCELALPLNVRERVYTGDARREAYATILHSADVYVCGAIAAAQSIRMAGSTRDLVILVDDSISNYHRSGLEAAGWKIRTIQRIRNPKAEKDAYNEWNYSKFRLWQLTDYDKIIFIDADLLILRNIDFLFAMPEISATGNNATLFNSGVMVIEPSNCTFNLLMKHINEIESYNGGDQGYLNEIFTWWHRIPRHMNFLKHFWIGDEEEKKQMKTRLFGADPPILYVLHYLGVKPWLCFRDYDCNWNVDFFQEFASNVAHERWWRVHDAMPEVLKQFCMLGSKQKAQLEWDRREAEKANYADGHWKIKVKDARLGKCIDNLCNWKSMLRHWGEMNWTDDQFLPPSPPAISTASLSQQ, from the exons ATGGGAAGTTCAGACGATAATCTCGAGATCAAACACAGGTTGTCATTGTCAAA TGAAGATATACACAAGCGGAAACTGCAGCGGAGTAAACCCAAAGGAATCGGCAAATCTTTGCAGTTGCCCCTCCAATATAAGAGTGCAAACTGCAAGTTCTCTCTATTGAAATTCCTCCTTGCCGTTACTATATGTGGCACGTTGGCAACGATACTCTACCGTCCCGAAGTTTACAGCAGTGACAGTCTATCATCATCCACGATTCG GCCAAGTTTTGTCAACAGATGGATATGGGGCGGATCAGACCCACGGTACATGGCGCTTTTGGACATAGATTGGGAGGATATAAGAGACGTAACAGACAGCCTAAATGGGAAAAATGACTATCATGGAATCGGCCTTTTAAACTTCAACGAAAGTGAAAACGGATATTGGAAGCTGCTTTTTCCGAGGGCAAAGCACATTGTTCTGCCCTTGGAATATGCTGCCAAAAACGTCACTTGGGATTCATTATATCCGGAGTGGAtcgacgaggaagaagaaactgATGTACCCGTTTGCCCGAACCTACCGCGCATCAAACCACCGGCTGTGCGGCTTGACCTTATCGCCGTGAAACTTCCATGCAGGAACGAGGGCAATTGGTCGAGAGATGTGGCGAGGCTCCACTTGCAGCTCACAGCAGCGCGGGTCGCGTCAGCAGCCAAAGGGAGCTATCCAGTGCACGTCCTCTTCGTGTCCAAGTGCTTTCCGATACCCAACTTGTTCACCTGCAAAGAGCTTGTCCAGAAGATAGGCAACGTTTGGCTTTACAGGCCAAATCTGAGTGTCCTGAGAGAGAAGTTGCAGCTCCCTGTTGGGTCATGTGAACTTGCTCTTCCTCTCAATGTCAGAG AACGGGTTTACACTGGAGATGCACGCCGAGAAGCTTATGCGACCATCCTTCACTCTGCTGATGTATACGTCTGTGGGGCAATAGCTGCTGCTCAAAGCATACGAATGGCCGGTTCGACTCGTGACCTCGTAATACTCGTGGACGATTCGATCAGCAACTACCACAGGAGCGGTCTGGAGGCAGCCGGTTGGAAGATCCGCACAATACAGCGGATCAGGAACCCAAAGGCCGAGAAAGACGCCTACAACGAGTGGAACTACAGCAAGTTCCGGTTGTGGCAGCTGACCGACTATgacaagatcatattcatcgaCGCCGACTTGCTCATCCTCCGAAACATCGATTTCCTCTTCGCCATGCCTGAAATATCGGCCACTGGGAACAATGCCACGCTATTCAACTCCGGTGTCATGGTGATTGAGCCATCGAATTGCACGTTCAACCTTCTGATGAAGCACATCAATGAGATAGAGTCCTACAATGGCGGCGACCAAGGGTACCTGAACGAGATCTTCACGTGGTGGCACCGGATCCCTAGACACATGAACTTCTTGAAGCACTTCTGGATCGGTGAcgaggaagagaagaagcaaaTGAAGACTCGGCTCTTCGGGGCGGACCCCCCGATCCTCTACGTGCTTCACTATCTAGGAGTGAAGCCGTGGCTTTGCTTCCGGGACTACGACTGCAACTGGAACGTCGACTTCTTCCAGGAGTTTGCCAGTAACGTCGCGCACGAGCGGTGGTGGAGAGTGCATGACGCGATGCCAGAGGTCCTGAAGCAGTTCTGCATGTTGGGTTCGAAGCAGAAGGCGCAGCTGGAATGGGATCGGAGAGAGGCCGAGAAGGCCAACTACGCGGACGGGCATTGGAAGATCAAGGTCAAGGATGCGCGGCTAGGCAAGTGCATCGACAATTTGTGCAACTGGAAGAGCATGTTGCGACATTGGGGCGAGATGAACTGGACCGACGACCAGTTCCTCCCGCCCTCGCCTCCGGCGATCTCTACGGCATCTCTCTCCCAGCAATGA
- the LOC104415875 gene encoding probable pectinesterase/pectinesterase inhibitor 51, which translates to MAALVHLLLLLSLSAATSAAAAGHRPHFTDPSHPSLSVVPPQVTRACRATRFQDLCVSTLSRSKPPLTKYSSQSLSAILAAVAVSSDGLNTAQSMVKSLLAPSSGHRSLNLTVHSKNCLQLLPLSHYRMSSTASALPRGGVKDARAYMSAALEYQYNCWSELSYANETAAVDRTMAYLNTLMSLTSNALSMIVAYDVRGAKMDSWTPPATERNGFWEHGPGRGPLSGSPGGVPRGLAADATVCKAAGRGCHRTVQDAVNAAPNNAARGKRFVIHIKAGVYEEIVRVPLEKKNVVFVGDGAGRTVITGSLSAAMPGVFTYNTATVGVFGDGFMALGITFQNTAGPDVHQAVAFMSDSDLSVVEDCEFLGNQDTLYAHSLRQFYKSCHIEGNVDFIFGNAAAVFQDCTILVRPRQVTPEKGENNAVTAQGRTDPAQSTGLILHNCLINGTERYMELYRSNPKVHRNFLGRPWKEYSRTVFIGCRMEELISREGWMQFREGFALKTLYYGEFGNSGPGADTSGRVSWSSRIPANHLNEYSVQNFIQGNGWIPSSTPSQL; encoded by the exons ATGGCGGCCCTcgtccacctcctcctcctcctgtctctctccgccgccacctccgccgccgccgccggccaccgcccgcACTTCACAGACCCATCGCACCCCTCCCTCTCCGTCGTCCCGCCCCAGGTCACACGGGCCTGCCGGGCCACCCGGTTCCAGGACCTCTGCGTCTCCACCCTCTCCCGCTCCAAGCCCCCCCTCACCAAGTACTCCTCCCAGTCCCTCTCCGCCAtcctcgccgccgtcgccgtctccTCCGACGGCCTCAACACCGCCCAGTCCATGGTCAAGTCCCTCCTCGCCCCCTCCTCCGGCCACCGCAGCCTCAACCTCACCGTCCACTCCAAGAACTGCCTCCAGCTCCTCCCCCTGTCCCACTACCGGATGAGCTCGACGGCGTCGGCGCTGCCCCGCGGCGGGGTCAAGGACGCCCGCGCGTACATGAGCGCGGCCCTGGAGTACCAGTACAACTGCTGGTCGGAGCTGAGCTACGCGAACGAGACGGCGGCGGTGGACCGCACGATGGCGTACCTGAACACCCTCATGTCGCTCACCAGCAACGCCCTGAGCATGATCGTCGCGTACGACGTCCGCGGCGCCAAGATGGACTCCTGGACCCCGCCCGCCACCGAGCGGAACGGCTTCTGGGAACACGGCCCCGGCCGAGGCCCCCTCTCGGGGTCCCCCGGCGGGGTCCCGCGGGGGCTGGCGGCGGACGCGACGGTGTGCAAGGCCGCCGGCCGGGGGTGCCACCGGACGGTGCAGGACGCCGTGAACGCGGCGCCGAACAACGCCGCGAGGGGGAAGAGGTTCGTGATCCACATCAAGGCAGGGGTGTACGAGGAGATCGTGAGGGTTCCGCTGGAGAAGAAGAACGTGGTGTTCGTCGGCGACGGCGCCGGCAGGACGGTAATTACGGGGTCCCTTAGCGCGGCGATGCCTGGAGTGTTCACCTACAATACGGCTACTGTTG GTGTGTTCGGGGATGGGTTCATGGCCCTTGGAATCACGTTCCAGAACACAGCCGGTCCAGATGTCCACCAGGCTGTGGCCTTCATGTCGGACAGCGACCTGTCCGTCGTTGAAGACTGCGAGTTCTTGGGCAATCAAGACACTCTCTACGCCCACTCTCTCCGCCAGTTCTACAAGTCCTGCCACATCGAAGGGAACGTGGACTTCATATTTGGGAATGCCGCCGCGGTGTTCCAGGACTGCACGATCCTGGTGCGGCCCCGGCAAGTCACCCCCGAGAAGGGCGAGAACAACGCAGTCACGGCCCAAGGGAGGACGGACCCGGCCCAGTCGACGGGCCTCATTCTCCACAATTGCTTGATTAACGGCACGGAGAGGTACATGGAGCTGTACCGCAGCAATCCTAAAGTGCACAGGAACTTCTTGGGCAGGCCGTGGAAGGAGTACTCCAGGACGGTGTTCATAGGTTGTCGCATGGAAGAGCTCATAAGCCGGGAGGGATGGATGCAATTCAGGGAGGGTTTTGCACTCAAAACGCTTTATTACGGAGAGTTTGGGAACTCAGGACCCGGGGCGGACACGTCGGGGAGAGTTTCGTGGAGCAGCCGCATCCCGGCGAACCACTTGAACGAGTACTCCGTGCAGAACTTCATCCAGGGCAACGGGTGGATTCCTTCATCGACCCCTTCTCAGCTGTGA
- the LOC104441483 gene encoding LOW QUALITY PROTEIN: probable pectinesterase/pectinesterase inhibitor 51 (The sequence of the model RefSeq protein was modified relative to this genomic sequence to represent the inferred CDS: deleted 1 base in 1 codon), which translates to MTLPFASRRSPIKAASSLLLPFKPTPSFLCVSMASLFLLSLLSLSLLLSPSSASSRIPTSPNPPLPHSPSSSSSSPAIQQACKSTRFPDLCASQPYRLPSASPSSLDVILSAIQISSDNLANAQSMVDSILSSSAGNVNRTLAAKNCIEVLANSRRRTESTVGEAIPGGRTKDGRAWLSAALLYQYDCWSALKYANDTSEVDRTMAFLNTLTMLTSNALSMLVSYDRFGKDAAAWKPPATERDDFWEDGVVGGGGASGLGFDGGVPAGLKADATVCKDGGSGCYATVQAAVDAAPKNVGGGKRFVIHIKEGVYEETVRVPFEKTNLVFLGDGMGKTVITGSSNVGQPGVSTYNTATVGVVGDGFMATGLTIQNTAGPDAHQAVAFLSDSDFSVIENCEFLGNQDTLYAHALRQYYKSCHIEGNVDFIFGNSASYFQDCQILVRPRQVKPEKGENNAVTAHGRTDPAQSTGFVFQNCLVNGTEEYMALYRSKPDKHKNFLGRPWKEYSRTVFIECNLEALITPQGWMPWSGDFALKTLYYGEFKNTGPGSERSSRVSWSSQVPAEHVNTYSVKSFIQGDEWIPTSS; encoded by the exons ATGACACTCCCCTTCGCCTCCAGGAGATCGCCTATAAAAGCcgcctcctctctccttctcccctTCAAGCCCACCCCCTCCTTCCTCTGCGTTTCCATGGcttccctcttcctcctctccctcctctccctctccctcctcctctccccctcctccgcctcctcccgC ATACCCACCTCTCCAAATCCCCCTCTCCCGCAttccccttcctcctcctcttcctccccgGCGATCCAGCAGGCCTGCAAGTCCACCAGGTTCCCCGACCTCTGCGCCTCCCAGCCCTACCGCCTCCCCTCCgcctccccctcctctctcgACGTCATCCTCTCCGCCATCCAGATCTCCTCCGACAACCTCGCCAACGCCCAGTCCATGGTCGACTCCatcctctcctcctccgccggcAACGTCAACCGCACCCTCGCCGCCAAGAACTGCATCGAGGTCCTCGCCAACTCCCGCCGCCGGACGGAGTCGACGGTGGGGGAGGCGATCCCCGGCGGCCGCACCAAGGACGGCCGCGCCTGGCTCTCCGCCGCGCTGCTCTACCAGTACGACTGCTGGTCGGCCCTCAAGTACGCCAACGACACGAGCGAGGTCGACCGGACCATGGCGTTCTTGAACACGCTCACGATGCTGACCAGCAACGCCCTCAGCATGCTGGTCTCGTACGACCGGTTCGGGAAGGACGCGGCGGCGTGGAAGCCGCCGGCGACGGAGCGCGACGACTTCTGGGAGGACGGCGTCGTCGGCGGCGGGGGGGCGTCGGGCCTGGGGTTCGACGGCGGGGTCCCCGCGGGCCTGAAGGCGGACGCGACGGTGTGCAAGGACGGGGGCAGCGGGTGCTACGCGACGGTGCAGGCCGCCGTCGACGCCGCGCCGAAGAACGTCGGCGGAGGGAAGAGGTTCGTGATCCACATCAAGGAAGGGGTGTACGAGGAGACGGTGAGGGTCCCGTTCGAGAAGACGAACTTGGTGTTCCTGGGGGACGGCATGGGCAAAACCGTCATCACCGGGTCCTCGAACGTGGGCCAACCGGGGGTCTCCACCTACAACACCGCCACCGTCG GAGTGGTTGGCGACGGATTCATGGCGACCGGGCTCACGATCCAGAACACTGCGGGTCCAGACGCCCACCAGGCGGTGGCATTCCTGTCGGACAGCGATTTCTCGGTCATCGAGAACTGCGAGTTCCTGGGAAACCAAGACACGCTCTACGCCCACGCCCTCCGGCAGTACTACAAGTCTTGCCACATCGAGGGCAATGTAGACTTCATCTTCGGGAACTCGGCCTCCTACTTCCAGGACTGCCAGATTCTGGTCCGCCCCCGGCAGGTCAAGCCCGAGAAGGGCGAGAACAACGCTGTCACAGCCCATGGCCGGACCGACCCCGCGCAGTCGACGGGCTTTGTGTTCCAGAACTGCTTGGTCAATGGTACTGAGGAGTACATGGCCCTGTACCGGAGCAAGCCCGACAAGCACAAGAACTTCCTGGGGAGGCCGTGGAAGGAGTACTCAAGGACGGTCTTCATCGAGTGCAACCTCGAGGCCCTGATCACGCCTCAGGGCTGGATGCCATGGAGCGGGGATTTCGCCCTGAAGACCCTCTACTACGGGGAGTTCAAGAACACGGGGCCAGGGTCCGAGAGGTCGAGCAGAGTGTCGTGGAGCAGTCAGGTCCCGGCCGAACATGTCAATACATATTCGGTGAAGAGTTTCATCCAAGGAGACGAGTGGATTCCAACCTCTTCTTGA
- the LOC104415878 gene encoding LOW QUALITY PROTEIN: probable pectinesterase/pectinesterase inhibitor 51 (The sequence of the model RefSeq protein was modified relative to this genomic sequence to represent the inferred CDS: deleted 2 bases in 1 codon), which produces MASLFLLSLLSFSLLPSASYSRHTHLSKPPLLPHSASSSSPEIQQACKSTRFPDLCASQPYPSPPPPPPLDVILSAIQISSDRLATAQSMIDSILASSAGNVNRTIAAKNCAVILAYSRRRTESTAGEAIPGGRTKDARAWLSAALLYQTGCWSGLRSVNDTSQVDQTIALLKTLTMLTSNALSMLVSYDRFGKDTAAWRPPATERDGFWEDSPGGGGGPSGLGFDGGVPSGLTADATVCKDGGSGCYATVQAAVDAAPENVGGGKRFVIHIKEGVYEETVRVPFEKKNVVFLGDGMGKTVITGSSNAGQPGVSTYNTATVGVLGDGFMASGLTIQNTAGPVTHQAVAFRSDSDFSVIENCEFLGNQDTLYAHSLRQYYKSCRIEGNVDFIFGNSASYFQDCQILVRPQQVNPEKGENNAVTAHGRTDPAQSTGFVFRNCLVNGTEEYMALYRSKPKVHKNFLGRPWKEYSRTVFIECSLEALITPQGWMPWSEDFALKTLYYGEFKNTGPGSDTSSRVSWSSRVPAEHVDTYSVKSFIQGDEWIPTS; this is translated from the exons ATGGcttccctcttcctcctctccctcctctccttctctctcctcccctctgCCTCCTACTCCCGCCATACCCACCTCTCTAAACCTCCCCTTCTCCCGCATTCCGCTTCCTCCTCGTCCCCGGAGATCCAGCAGGCCTGCAAGTCCACCAGGTTCCCCGACCTCTGCGCCTCCCAGCCCTACCCCTCCCCTCCGCCGCCCCCTCCT CTCGACGTCATCCTCTCCGCCATCCAGATCTCCTCCGACCGCCTCGCCACCGCCCAGTCCATGATCGACTCCATCCTCGCCTCCTCCGCTGGCAACGTCAACCGCACCATCGCCGCCAAGAACTGCGCCGTGATCCTCGCCTACTCCCGCCGGCGGACTGAGTCGACGGCTGGGGAGGCGATCCCGGGCGGCCGCACCAAGGACGCCCGCGCCTGGCTCTCCGCCGCGCTGCTCTACCAGACCGGCTGCTGGTCGGGCCTCAGGTCCGTCAACGACACGAGCCAGGTCGACCAGACCATTGCGCTCTTGAAAACGCTGACGATGCTGACCAGCAACGCCCTCAGCATGCTGGTCTCGTACGACCGGTTCGGGAAGGACACGGCGGCTTGGAGGCCGCCGGCGACGGAGCGCGACGGGTTCTGGGAGGACTCTCCCGGTGGCGGCGGGGGGCCGTCGGGCCTGGGGTTCGACGGCGGGGTCCCTTCGGGGCTGACGGCGGACGCGACGGTGTGCAAGGACGGGGGAAGCGGGTGCTACGCGACGGTGCAGGCCGCCGTCGACGCCGCGCCGGAGAACGTCGGCGGAGGGAAGAGGTTCGTGATCCACATCAAGGAAGGGGTGTACGAGGAGACGGTGAGGGTCCCGTTCGAGAAGAAGAACGTGGTGTTCCTGGGGGACGGCATGGGCAAAACCGTCATCACCGGGTCCTCGAACGCGGGGCAACCTGGGGTCTCCACCTACAACACCGCCACCGTCG GAGTGCTCGGCGACGGATTCATGGCAAGCGGGCTCACGATCCAGAACACCGCAGGTCCGGTCACCCACCAGGCGGTGGCATTCCGGTCGGACAGCGATTTCTCGGTCATCGAGAACTGCGAATTCTTGGGGAACCAAGACACGCTCTACGCCCACTCCCTCCGGCAGTACTACAAGTCCTGCCGCATCGAGGGCAACGTGGACTTCATCTTCGGGAACTCGGCCTCCTACTTCCAGGACTGCCAGATCCTGGTCCGCCCCCAGCAGGTCAATCCCGAGAAGGGCGAGAACAATGCGGTCACGGCCCATGGCCGGACCGACCCCGCGCAGTCgacgggcttcgtcttccggaACTGCTTGGTCAATGGTACCGAGGAGTACATGGCGCTGTACCGGAGCAAGCCCAAAGTGCATAAAAACTTCCTGGGGAGGCCGTGGAAGGAGTACTCAAGGACGGTCTTCATCGAGTGCAGCCTCGAGGCCCTGATCACGCCTCAGGGCTGGATGCCATGGAGTGAGGATTTCGCCCTGAAGACGCTCTACTACGGGGAGTTCAAGAACACGGGGCCAGGATCCGACACGTCGAGCAGGGTGTCGTGGAGCAGCCGGGTCCCAGCCGAACACGTCGATACATATTCGGTGAAGAGTTTCATCCAGGGAGATGAGTGGATTCCGACATCTTGA